The following proteins come from a genomic window of Salvia hispanica cultivar TCC Black 2014 chromosome 4, UniMelb_Shisp_WGS_1.0, whole genome shotgun sequence:
- the LOC125218939 gene encoding protein ENHANCED DOWNY MILDEW 2-like isoform X1 has product MASSDDEGDVVTTTVSDYEFTGGVDEEPISFAKLPVEWSEGNTGDGKQLQIYLRGKTDNGLRTIYVQVTAWKFNLLKGKPEISVLQAQGSWIKLLKPWKPYYEIIRTALVTVYALHFAKWNPQRSQKALWDNLKDTLSMFERTPCVDDLADHVPLITESIKWDTELENSKLLSAFLAEKPWEKKTSNENVRPSFIVDDTNWKEVQGDSEEADKSEDSEPEEGDKADENDDSDSNESDCFDSVCAICDNGGDLFICDGKCMRSFHATVKDGEDSQCLSLGLTKAELEAIKNVPFICDNCKYKKHQCFACGKLGSSDELSNPEVFCCVNGACGYFYHPHCVATLLHPGDDAATEELEKRIANGEPFACPIHKCHVCKELELRSTHEMQFAVCRRCPKAYHRKCLPSDIRSEDDSENEIVQRAWEGLIPKRLLIYCLAHDIDEDIMTPPRDHIVFPGSRQEKKKMLELESSQFKRLPKGKGLAFKDNSGNRISEKQQKGNGAKGVGLSRKRLKELPTSSSKKQKLANTRNYQRQFKRSLNDEGRIPSVDRSYATFSDTESEPLNPRSVATGHAENTKEVKPNGKTTDNTFTLDADAKRRVLTLMKAASSSVKLVDVKRRHKPPSQALYSRFSTDNVTMGKVEGSVQAVHAALKKLDEGNVRDAKAVCGEELLQQVLKWKEKLKIYLAPFLHGMRYTSFGRHFTKMDKLKEIADILRWYVQDGDMLVDFCCGSNDFSCLMKEKLDEMGRVCSFKNYDILQAKNDFNFERRDWMGVKKEELPDGSKLIMGLNPPFGVNAALANKFISKALEFNPKLLILIVPRETQRLDEKVPPYDLIWEDDQMLAGKSFYLPGSVDVNNKQIEDWNICAPVLYLWSSRAWTSKHKAIAESHSHHSGALKNCRLDTNHNELHTTNSGQVCHGKSSSARGEDKPADTPKSLGQSAEEIALCHGEVLDNETVSHSEGVPGDINSTLKDLEQKEKATISRSDGLSRNINSSSTNLDKKERKTISHKDDLPHSKGVGKSPAAVKNHSETSPNSVGGREDKKRSPNNMFPKDRSSGRLTVPHCLSPDVSTRVQPYPTENRETTSQVRSERGERHQVAPVPLEQGDRWQSRQVAGRDDHRQQQLSRGKFPTHQSYSQAKDSVEVSDLLKKYGAEELQHGMRVEQAYDAHRLPQGQAYIPHHPPQHDISGGQAYATHHLPQHGMSGGQIHDVHQPHQRGCDWRSSQGYASPAASVRSLGSPAPPYTSYSGDVRSIGSPAPPYTSYPGEMNVRRAEVHEWSQESAVPPYQGYSHQYGLAGASSSSYGEMRAPAAQRYAARLHEPHHARMDPRPPPSQGPLGFAQGPYYPHNTNSGWLRD; this is encoded by the exons ATGGCATCTTCTGATGATGAAGGCGACGTGGTAACAACCACTGTGTCTGATTATGAATTTACCGGTGGCGTTGATGAGGAACCGATTTCATTTGCCAAGTTACCTGTGGAGTGGAGTGAAGGAAACACTGGTGATGGAAAGCAACTACAGATATACTTGCGCGGAAAAACAGATAATGGGCTTCGCACAATTTATGTCCAGGTTACCGCTTGGAAGTTTAATCTCTTAAAGGGGAAGCCTGAGATCTCAGTGTTGCAAGCGCAGGGTAGTTGGATCAAGCTTCTGAAGCCATGGAAACCTTATTACGAGATAATCAGAACGGCTCTGGTCACAGTATATGCTTTACACTTTGCTAAGTGGAATCCTCAGCGGTCACAAAAAGCTTTGTGGGATAATCTTAAAGATACTTTAAG CATGTTTGAGAGAACGCCCTGTGTGGATGATCTGGCAGATCATGTACCATTAATTACAGAATCCATTAAGTGGGATACAGAATTGGAAAATTCCAAG CTTTTGAGTGCATTCCTTGCGGAAAAACCTTGGGAGAAGAAAACTTCCAATGAG AATGTAAGgccttccttcatagttgatgATACCAATTGGAAGGAGGTTCAAGGGGACTCTGAAGAGGCTGATAAAAGTGAAGATAGTGAGCCTGAAGAGGGGGACAAGGCTGATGAAAATGATGATAGTGACTCCAATGAGAGTGACTGTTTTGATTCTGTGTGTGCAATCTGCGATAACGGCGGTGATTTATTCAT TTGTGACGGCAAGTGCATGAGGTCATTCCATGCAACTGTTAAAGATGGTGAGGATTCCCAATGTCTCTCTCTGGGGTTGACTAAGGCAGAACTAGAA GCGATAAAAAATGTTCCTTTTATTTGTGATAATTGCAAGTATAAAAAACACCAATGCTTTGCATGTGGAAAATTGGGATCTTCTGATGAATTATCCAATCCTGAG gtattttgttgtgttaatGGAGCTTGTGGGTACTTCTATCATCCTCATTGTGTAGCTACTCTTCTCCATCCCGGGGATGATGCTGCAACTGAAGAACTAGAGAAAAGAATTGCAAATGGGGAACCATTTGCATGTCCTATTCACAAATGCCATGTTTGTAAGGAATTAGAATTGAGGTCGACCCACGAAATGCAGTTTGCTGTGTGCCGTCGCTGTCCAAAGGCATATCATAGAAAATGCTTACCAAG TGATATTAGATCTGAAGATGATTCTGAGAATGAGATTGTTCAAAGAGCTTGGGAGGGTCTGATACCTAAGCGCCTATTGATTTACTGCTT AGCTCATGATATCGACGAAGATATTATGACACCTCCTAGAGACCATATAGTATTCCCTGGCTCTCGacaagagaaaaagaaaatgctcGAGTTGGAATCCAGTCAATTTAAGCGTCTACCAAAGGGAAAAGGTTTAGCTTTCAAAGACAATTCAGGGAATAGAATTTctgaaaaacaacaaaaagggAATGGGGCAAAAGGTGTTGGTCTATCTAGAAAAAGATTGAAGGAGCTTCCTACTTCATCTTCTAAAAAGCAGAAATTAGCCAATACAAGAAATTATCAGCGACAGTTTAAGCGATCTTTAAATGATGAAGGAAGAATACCTTCAGTTGACAGGTCATATGCCACCTTTTCAGATACAGAATCTGAGCCTCTGAATCCACGCAGTGTGGCCACTGGACATGCCGAGAATACTAAGGAGGTCAAGCCAAATGGGAAAACAACAGATAATACTTTTACTCTGGATGCTGATGCTAAAAGAAG AGTATTGACTTTGATGAAAGCTGCATCATCTTCAGTAAAACTTGTAGATGTTAAAAGAAGGCATAAACCACCATCACAAGCCCTGTATTCAAGATTTTCTACAGATAATGTTACAATGGGGAAGGTGGAAGGCTCTGTTCAG GCTGTGCATGCTGCACTCAAGAAATTGGACGAAGGCAATGTCCGAGATGCTAAAGCAGTTTGTGGGGAGGAGCTTCTTCAGCAGGTGTTAAAATGGAAG GAAAAGCTGAAAATTTATCTTGCTCCATTCCTACATGGCATGCGCTATACATCCTTTGGTCGCCATTTCACCAAAATGGATAAACTGAAGGAG ATAGCTGATATACTCCGTTGGTATGTTCAAGATGGTGATATG CTAGTTGATTTTTGCTGTGGTTCAAATGACTTCAGCTGCCTTATGAAAGAGAAGCTTGATGAGATGGGGAGGGTATGCTCATTCAAAAACTATGACATCCTACAAGCTAAG aatgattttaattttgagcGAAGAGATTGGATGGGCGTTAAAAAAGAAGAGCTTCCAGATGGGTCGAAGTTG ATCATGGGGCTGAACCCACCATTTGGAGTGAATGCTGCACTTGCtaacaaatttattagtaAGGCTCTTGAATTCAACCCAAAACTATTAATTCTGATCGTTCCTCGAGAGACACAACG GTTAGATGAAAAAGTACCTCCATATGATCTGATTTGGGAAGATGATCAGATGCTTGCTGGCAAA TCATTTTATCTACCCGGGTCTGTTGATgtaaataacaaacaaattgaGGATTGGAACATTTGCGCACCAGTGCTTTATCTCTGGAGTAGTCGTGCCTGGACCAGCAAACACAAGGCTATTGCTGAAAGTCACAGCCACCATTCTGGTGCTTTGAAGAACTGTAGATTGGATACGAATCACAATGAGCTGCACACCACTAACTCAGGACAGGTATGTCATGGTAAATCTTCTTCTGCAAGAGGCGAAGATAAACCTGCAGATACACCTAAATCCTTGGGGCAGAGTGCTGAGGAGATTGCTCTATGCCATGGGGAAGTCTTGGACAACGAAACTGTAAGCCACTCGGAAGGTGTGCCTGGTGATATCAACAGCACACTTAAAGACCTGGAGCAGAAGGAGAAGGCAACTATAAGCCGCAGCGATGGTTTATCACGCAATATCAACAGCTCATCTACAAACCTGGATAAGAAGGAGAGGAAGACTATCAGCCACAAGGATGATTTGCCACACAGCAAGGGAGTGGGTAAAAGTCCCGCTGCAGTGAAGAATCATTCCGAGACAAGTCCCAATAGTGTTGGGGGGagagaagacaagaaaagaTCACCAAATAACATGTTTCCGAAGGACAGATCATCTGGCAGGCTTACAGTGCCTCACTGTCTGTCACCAGATGTGAGTACTCGTGTGCAACCTTATCCAACTGAGAATCGTGAAACTACATCACAGGTTCGTTCTGAAAGAGGTGAGCGTCATCAAGTTGCACCGGTTCCTCTTGAACAGGGTGACCGTTGGCAGAGTAGACAAGTAGCTGGAAGGGATGATCATCGTCAGCAGCAGTTGAGTCGGGGCAAGTTCCCAACACACCAGTCTTACTCTCAAGCAAAAGATAGTGTGGAAGTGAGTgatttgttgaagaaataCGGTGCTGAAGAACTTCAGCATGGTATGCGTGTTGAACAGGCTTACGACGCACATCGCCTTCCTCAAGGACAGGCATACATCCCACATCACCCTCCCCAACATGATATTAGTGGCGGACAGGCATACGCTACACATCACCTTCCTCAACATGGTATGAGTGGCGGACAGATACATGATGTGCATCAACCTCATCAACGTGGATGTGATTGGAGAAGCAGCCAGGGTTATGCTTCTCCTGCTGCATCTGTTCGATCCTTGGGCTCTCCTGCTCCTCCTTACACATCATACTCTGGGGATGTTCGATCCATAGGCTCTCCGGCTCCCCCTTATACATCTTACCCAGGAGAAATGAATGTCCGGAGAGCAGAGGTTCATGAGTGGAGTCAAGAAAGTGCAGTTCCTCCTTACCAGGGTTATTCGCATCAGTACGGACTAGCAGGTGCCTCCTCATCAAGTTATGGGGAGATGAGAGCACCCGCAGCGCAGCGATATGCAGCTCGGTTACATGAGCCCCATCATGCAAGGATGGACCCGAGACCTCCTCCGAGTCAAGGCCCTTTAGGTTTTGCTCAAGGTCCCTATTATCCTCACAACACTAACTCGGGCTGGCTTCGTGACTAA
- the LOC125218939 gene encoding protein ENHANCED DOWNY MILDEW 2-like isoform X2, giving the protein MASSDDEGDVVTTTVSDYEFTGGVDEEPISFAKLPVEWSEGNTGDGKQLQIYLRGKTDNGLRTIYVQVTAWKFNLLKGKPEISVLQAQGSWIKLLKPWKPYYEIIRTALVTVYALHFAKWNPQRSQKALWDNLKDTLSMFERTPCVDDLADHVPLITESIKWDTELENSKLLSAFLAEKPWEKKTSNENVRPSFIVDDTNWKEVQGDSEEADKSEDSEPEEGDKADENDDSDSNESDCFDSVCAICDNGGDLFICDGKCMRSFHATVKDGEDSQCLSLGLTKAELEAIKNVPFICDNCKYKKHQCFACGKLGSSDELSNPEVFCCVNGACGYFYHPHCVATLLHPGDDAATEELEKRIANGEPFACPIHKCHVCKELELRSTHEMQFAVCRRCPKAYHRKCLPSDIRSEDDSENEIVQRAWEGLIPKRLLIYCLAHDIDEDIMTPPRDHIVFPGSRQEKKKMLELESSQFKRLPKGKGLAFKDNSGNRISEKQQKGNGAKGVGLSRKRLKELPTSSSKKQKLANTRNYQRQFKRSLNDEGRIPSVDRSYATFSDTESEPLNPRSVATGHAENTKEVKPNGKTTDNTFTLDADAKRRVLTLMKAASSSVKLVDVKRRHKPPSQALYSRFSTDNVTMGKVEGSVQAVHAALKKLDEGNVRDAKAVCGEELLQQVLKWKEKLKIYLAPFLHGMRYTSFGRHFTKMDKLKEIADILRWYVQDGDMLVDFCCGSNDFSCLMKEKLDEMGRVCSFKNYDILQAKNDFNFERRDWMGVKKEELPDGSKLIMGLNPPFGVNAALANKFISKALEFNPKLLILIVPRETQRLDEKVPPYDLIWEDDQMLAGKSFYLPGSVDVNNKQIEDWNICAPVLYLWSSRAWTSKHKAIAESHSHHSGALKNCRLDTNHNELHTTNSGQSAEEIALCHGEVLDNETVSHSEGVPGDINSTLKDLEQKEKATISRSDGLSRNINSSSTNLDKKERKTISHKDDLPHSKGVGKSPAAVKNHSETSPNSVGGREDKKRSPNNMFPKDRSSGRLTVPHCLSPDVSTRVQPYPTENRETTSQVRSERGERHQVAPVPLEQGDRWQSRQVAGRDDHRQQQLSRGKFPTHQSYSQAKDSVEVSDLLKKYGAEELQHGMRVEQAYDAHRLPQGQAYIPHHPPQHDISGGQAYATHHLPQHGMSGGQIHDVHQPHQRGCDWRSSQGYASPAASVRSLGSPAPPYTSYSGDVRSIGSPAPPYTSYPGEMNVRRAEVHEWSQESAVPPYQGYSHQYGLAGASSSSYGEMRAPAAQRYAARLHEPHHARMDPRPPPSQGPLGFAQGPYYPHNTNSGWLRD; this is encoded by the exons ATGGCATCTTCTGATGATGAAGGCGACGTGGTAACAACCACTGTGTCTGATTATGAATTTACCGGTGGCGTTGATGAGGAACCGATTTCATTTGCCAAGTTACCTGTGGAGTGGAGTGAAGGAAACACTGGTGATGGAAAGCAACTACAGATATACTTGCGCGGAAAAACAGATAATGGGCTTCGCACAATTTATGTCCAGGTTACCGCTTGGAAGTTTAATCTCTTAAAGGGGAAGCCTGAGATCTCAGTGTTGCAAGCGCAGGGTAGTTGGATCAAGCTTCTGAAGCCATGGAAACCTTATTACGAGATAATCAGAACGGCTCTGGTCACAGTATATGCTTTACACTTTGCTAAGTGGAATCCTCAGCGGTCACAAAAAGCTTTGTGGGATAATCTTAAAGATACTTTAAG CATGTTTGAGAGAACGCCCTGTGTGGATGATCTGGCAGATCATGTACCATTAATTACAGAATCCATTAAGTGGGATACAGAATTGGAAAATTCCAAG CTTTTGAGTGCATTCCTTGCGGAAAAACCTTGGGAGAAGAAAACTTCCAATGAG AATGTAAGgccttccttcatagttgatgATACCAATTGGAAGGAGGTTCAAGGGGACTCTGAAGAGGCTGATAAAAGTGAAGATAGTGAGCCTGAAGAGGGGGACAAGGCTGATGAAAATGATGATAGTGACTCCAATGAGAGTGACTGTTTTGATTCTGTGTGTGCAATCTGCGATAACGGCGGTGATTTATTCAT TTGTGACGGCAAGTGCATGAGGTCATTCCATGCAACTGTTAAAGATGGTGAGGATTCCCAATGTCTCTCTCTGGGGTTGACTAAGGCAGAACTAGAA GCGATAAAAAATGTTCCTTTTATTTGTGATAATTGCAAGTATAAAAAACACCAATGCTTTGCATGTGGAAAATTGGGATCTTCTGATGAATTATCCAATCCTGAG gtattttgttgtgttaatGGAGCTTGTGGGTACTTCTATCATCCTCATTGTGTAGCTACTCTTCTCCATCCCGGGGATGATGCTGCAACTGAAGAACTAGAGAAAAGAATTGCAAATGGGGAACCATTTGCATGTCCTATTCACAAATGCCATGTTTGTAAGGAATTAGAATTGAGGTCGACCCACGAAATGCAGTTTGCTGTGTGCCGTCGCTGTCCAAAGGCATATCATAGAAAATGCTTACCAAG TGATATTAGATCTGAAGATGATTCTGAGAATGAGATTGTTCAAAGAGCTTGGGAGGGTCTGATACCTAAGCGCCTATTGATTTACTGCTT AGCTCATGATATCGACGAAGATATTATGACACCTCCTAGAGACCATATAGTATTCCCTGGCTCTCGacaagagaaaaagaaaatgctcGAGTTGGAATCCAGTCAATTTAAGCGTCTACCAAAGGGAAAAGGTTTAGCTTTCAAAGACAATTCAGGGAATAGAATTTctgaaaaacaacaaaaagggAATGGGGCAAAAGGTGTTGGTCTATCTAGAAAAAGATTGAAGGAGCTTCCTACTTCATCTTCTAAAAAGCAGAAATTAGCCAATACAAGAAATTATCAGCGACAGTTTAAGCGATCTTTAAATGATGAAGGAAGAATACCTTCAGTTGACAGGTCATATGCCACCTTTTCAGATACAGAATCTGAGCCTCTGAATCCACGCAGTGTGGCCACTGGACATGCCGAGAATACTAAGGAGGTCAAGCCAAATGGGAAAACAACAGATAATACTTTTACTCTGGATGCTGATGCTAAAAGAAG AGTATTGACTTTGATGAAAGCTGCATCATCTTCAGTAAAACTTGTAGATGTTAAAAGAAGGCATAAACCACCATCACAAGCCCTGTATTCAAGATTTTCTACAGATAATGTTACAATGGGGAAGGTGGAAGGCTCTGTTCAG GCTGTGCATGCTGCACTCAAGAAATTGGACGAAGGCAATGTCCGAGATGCTAAAGCAGTTTGTGGGGAGGAGCTTCTTCAGCAGGTGTTAAAATGGAAG GAAAAGCTGAAAATTTATCTTGCTCCATTCCTACATGGCATGCGCTATACATCCTTTGGTCGCCATTTCACCAAAATGGATAAACTGAAGGAG ATAGCTGATATACTCCGTTGGTATGTTCAAGATGGTGATATG CTAGTTGATTTTTGCTGTGGTTCAAATGACTTCAGCTGCCTTATGAAAGAGAAGCTTGATGAGATGGGGAGGGTATGCTCATTCAAAAACTATGACATCCTACAAGCTAAG aatgattttaattttgagcGAAGAGATTGGATGGGCGTTAAAAAAGAAGAGCTTCCAGATGGGTCGAAGTTG ATCATGGGGCTGAACCCACCATTTGGAGTGAATGCTGCACTTGCtaacaaatttattagtaAGGCTCTTGAATTCAACCCAAAACTATTAATTCTGATCGTTCCTCGAGAGACACAACG GTTAGATGAAAAAGTACCTCCATATGATCTGATTTGGGAAGATGATCAGATGCTTGCTGGCAAA TCATTTTATCTACCCGGGTCTGTTGATgtaaataacaaacaaattgaGGATTGGAACATTTGCGCACCAGTGCTTTATCTCTGGAGTAGTCGTGCCTGGACCAGCAAACACAAGGCTATTGCTGAAAGTCACAGCCACCATTCTGGTGCTTTGAAGAACTGTAGATTGGATACGAATCACAATGAGCTGCACACCACTAACTCAGGACAG AGTGCTGAGGAGATTGCTCTATGCCATGGGGAAGTCTTGGACAACGAAACTGTAAGCCACTCGGAAGGTGTGCCTGGTGATATCAACAGCACACTTAAAGACCTGGAGCAGAAGGAGAAGGCAACTATAAGCCGCAGCGATGGTTTATCACGCAATATCAACAGCTCATCTACAAACCTGGATAAGAAGGAGAGGAAGACTATCAGCCACAAGGATGATTTGCCACACAGCAAGGGAGTGGGTAAAAGTCCCGCTGCAGTGAAGAATCATTCCGAGACAAGTCCCAATAGTGTTGGGGGGagagaagacaagaaaagaTCACCAAATAACATGTTTCCGAAGGACAGATCATCTGGCAGGCTTACAGTGCCTCACTGTCTGTCACCAGATGTGAGTACTCGTGTGCAACCTTATCCAACTGAGAATCGTGAAACTACATCACAGGTTCGTTCTGAAAGAGGTGAGCGTCATCAAGTTGCACCGGTTCCTCTTGAACAGGGTGACCGTTGGCAGAGTAGACAAGTAGCTGGAAGGGATGATCATCGTCAGCAGCAGTTGAGTCGGGGCAAGTTCCCAACACACCAGTCTTACTCTCAAGCAAAAGATAGTGTGGAAGTGAGTgatttgttgaagaaataCGGTGCTGAAGAACTTCAGCATGGTATGCGTGTTGAACAGGCTTACGACGCACATCGCCTTCCTCAAGGACAGGCATACATCCCACATCACCCTCCCCAACATGATATTAGTGGCGGACAGGCATACGCTACACATCACCTTCCTCAACATGGTATGAGTGGCGGACAGATACATGATGTGCATCAACCTCATCAACGTGGATGTGATTGGAGAAGCAGCCAGGGTTATGCTTCTCCTGCTGCATCTGTTCGATCCTTGGGCTCTCCTGCTCCTCCTTACACATCATACTCTGGGGATGTTCGATCCATAGGCTCTCCGGCTCCCCCTTATACATCTTACCCAGGAGAAATGAATGTCCGGAGAGCAGAGGTTCATGAGTGGAGTCAAGAAAGTGCAGTTCCTCCTTACCAGGGTTATTCGCATCAGTACGGACTAGCAGGTGCCTCCTCATCAAGTTATGGGGAGATGAGAGCACCCGCAGCGCAGCGATATGCAGCTCGGTTACATGAGCCCCATCATGCAAGGATGGACCCGAGACCTCCTCCGAGTCAAGGCCCTTTAGGTTTTGCTCAAGGTCCCTATTATCCTCACAACACTAACTCGGGCTGGCTTCGTGACTAA